The following coding sequences lie in one Crassostrea angulata isolate pt1a10 chromosome 10, ASM2561291v2, whole genome shotgun sequence genomic window:
- the LOC128165977 gene encoding uncharacterized protein LOC128165977: MAVNDVPFPPFKVFAEFIREQSRIKNNPSFSYGVDTRGDRQVRNQRDRVLNVSSRKTEVAQPRRENSSDRKCPLHNTFHTLNKCKGFKQKSLEERRKFLKENNICFHCCDSRSHKMRDCRAAVKCEDCDSSTHPTALHVETQSRRHYGGESQNSLDVNSACTQICRKQFGGKSCSKTVLVRVYPQGEPQLAVNMYAVIDDQSNRSLASPRFFTYFECGSEAITYTLSSCGGTIQTFGRKAEGFVAEAYGGGCVLNLPALIECQQVPCARDEIPTPEVALHYSHLADIAKLIPPLDPDADILLLLGRDLIEAHHVLDQRIGQGNQPYGQKLHLGWTIIGETCLGKTHAPTQVTTYKTHLLGSGRVSLLPPCTNEFKIRENLNYVTYGMETGKPPSLYDNEDFGRNVFQRTQDDEKPGMSVDDLTFLKIMDQEFQKSENGHWTAPLPFRQPHSKLPNNRDSALKRAKALEASLRRDAVKKEHFLTFMDGLIKNRHAEIAPPLTQTDECWYLPIFGIYHPKKPNQLRAVFDSSAKYGGISLNDVLLTGPDLTNSLLGVLMRFRQEAVAIMGDIQQMFYCFKVREDHRNFLRFFWFRDNDPDQPLTEYRMTVHVFGNRPSPAVATYGLRRAALMAESTFGKDVTDFVVNNFYVDDGLVSVPAPSEAIDLMKRTQKALMSEGGLRLHKIASNQSEVLSAFPPEDLAKDMKDLEFGIDLLPSQRSLGLNWNLETDAFFFEVMMQDKPFTRRGVLSCINSIFDPLGFAAPVIIEGKSILRNLVLGTIHWDDPLPLDQLNTWTQWRDSLSHLENLHISRNYSPESLQLCKDKSIHVFCDASELAIAAVGYMKITSSDNESHLGFVLGKAKLAPTHGHSIPRLEMCAAVLAVEIACSIADHLSLPIQDFKFYSDSKVVLGYIFNTTRRFYTYVANRISYIRKFTKPEQWAFVPTEDNPADAATRPLPTHQLKDSSWLKGPTYLLKQGKGKEQDFDIVNPESDKEIRPIICMKTISSVQLLGSHRFSKFSNWTILIRTFAFLQHIIRSFCGHNECKGWHYCTKSRTVEAYQESEKLIIKTVQQEAYREEIYYLKQGKALPCTSSLLCLGVFLDSDDILRVGGRLNRSNILPQAEINPIVIPGKHHIATLLTRHFHDLAQHQGRHITAGTIRNAGYWITGSKRLISSIIYNCVKCRKLRVKFAYQKMANLPPDRLEPGPPFTYVGLDTFGPWEVVTRKTRGGAANAKRWAILFTCMVSRGIHIEVVEEMSSSSFINAFKRFVAIRGKVKQIRSDRGTNFVGATDDLHINAVNVEDGPVKEYLYKSGVVWLFNPPHSSHFGGVWERLIGVTRRVLDSMLLEIPPGSLTHEILTTFLAEASAIVNSRPLVPVSTDPEDPLPLSPSLILTHKPDNTVDYIPTDGKDLLRSQWRRVQHLADTFWKRWRTQYLQTLQNYRKWKQEKRNLVIGDVILLKDNSVTRNSWPLGRVVRVFPSTDGRVRKAEICVVYRDGHSTTFVRPVTELVVLIQNE, encoded by the coding sequence ATGGCAGTGAATGATGTACCATTCCCACCGTTTAAGGTGTTCGCAGAATTTATTCGTGAGCAGTCAAGGATTAAGAACAACCCATCATTTTCCTATGGTGTTGACACGAGAGGAGACAGACAAGTGAGAAACCAGCGAGACAGAGTGTTGAATGTTTCTTCAAGGAAAACAGAGGTTGCACAACCCAGAAGAGAAAATTCCTCAGACCGGAAGTGCCCCTTACACAACACCTTTCATACATTGAACAAGTGCAAGGGGTTCAAGCAGAAGTCATTAGAAGAGAGAAGGAAGTTCTTAAAAGAGAATAATATATGTTTCCATTGCTGTGACTCTCGTTCCCACAAGATGCGTGATTGTCGAGCAGCAGTCAAGTGTGAGGATTGTGACAGTTCAACCCATCCAACAGCACTTCATGTGGAGACTCAGAGTAGGAGACACTATGGCGGGGAGTCGCAGAATTCATTAGATGTCAACTCTGCATGTACGCAGATTTGCAGAAAGCAGTTTGGAGGCAAGTCTTGCTCCAAAACTGTGCTCGTGCGTGTGTATCCTCAAGGAGAACCTCAGTTAGCAGTCAATATGTATGCGGTCATAGACGATCAATCAAACCGCTCACTTGCAAGCCCCAGATTCTTTACCTATTTCGAATGTGGAAGTGAAGCAATAACCTATACACTTTCATCTTGTGGAGGCACTATACAGACCTTTGGAAGGAAGGCAGAAGGATTTGTTGCGGAGGCATATGGCGGTGGATGTGTCCTGAACCTTCCAGCCCTCATCGAATGTCAGCAGGTTCCTTGTGCACGGGATGAGATCCCTACACCGGAAGTGGCTTTACATTACAGTCATCTGGCCGACATAGCAAAGCTAATACCTCCACTAGATCCGGATGCTGACATCTTGTTACTACTTGGAAGAGATTTGATAGAAGCGCACCATGTACTTGATCAGCGTATTGGACAAGGCAATCAACCCTATGGACAGAAACTACATCTGGGGTGGACCATAATTGGTGAGACATGCCTTGGCAAGACTCATGCACCTACACAGGTTACAACCTACAAGACTCATTTACTGGGATCGGGCCGTGTATCCTTACTTCCACCATGTACGAATGAGTTCAAGATACGAGAAAACCTGAACTATGTGACGTATGGCATGGAAACTGGAAAACCCCCATCATTGTATGACAATGAAGATTTTGGTAGGAATGTTTTCCAAAGAACACAAGATGATGAGAAACCAGGTATGTCTGTGGACGACTTGACATTTCTCAAGATAATGGACCAGGAATTTCAAAAGAGCGAGAATGGGCATTGGACAGCTCCACTCCCATTTCGACAGCCACATAGTAAACTGCCAAACAACAGGGACAGTGCTCTAAAAAGAGCCAAAGCACTAGAAGCTAGTCTACGGAGGGATGCAGTGAAGAAGGAACACTTCCTTACCTTCATGGATGGACTGATAAAGAATCGCCATGCAGAGATTGCGCCACCTCTGACACAGACGGATGAATGCTGGTACTTGCCTATATTTGGTATATATCATCCAAAGAAACCAAACCAGCTGAGAGCAGTTTTCGACTCCTCTGCTAAGTATGGTGGAATATCTCTCAATGACGTCCTTCTTACTGGCCCTGATCTCACCAACAGCCTGTTAGGAGTTTTGATGAGATTTCGTCAAGAAGCTGTTGCTATTATGGGCGACATACAACAGATGTTTTATTGCTTCAAAGTGCGGGAGGACCATCGCAACTTTTTGCGATTTTTCTGGTTTCGAGATAATGACCCAGATCAGCCTCTGACAGAGTATCGTATGACGGTACATGTTTTTGGCAACCGACCCTCCCCGGCAGTTGCCACGTACGGACTCCGTAGAGCTGCACTGATGGCAGAGTCTACATTCGGTAAAGATGTGACAGACTTTGTTGTGAACAATTTCTATGTAGACGATGGTCTTGTCTCTGTACCTGCCCCATCAGAGGCAATTGATCTCATGAAGAGGACGCAGAAAGCTTTGATGTCAGAAGGCGGCTTGCGATTGCACAAGATTGCATCAAATCAGTCAGAGGTCTTAAGCGCCTTCCCCCCAGAAGATCTTGCAAAGGATATGAAGGACTTAGAATTCGGAATTGACCTGCTTCCAAGTCAACGCAGTTTGGGCCTCAACTGGAACTTGGAAACTGACGCCTTCTTCTTTGAGGTTATGATGCAAGACAAACCGTTCACCAGAAGAGGCGTACTGTCATGCATAAACAGTATATTCGATCCCCTAGGATTCGCAGCGCCCGTCATCATAGAAGGAAAAAGCATTCTGAGGAACCTGGTTCTTGGCACCATACACTGGGATGATCCATTACCCTTAGACCAGCTAAATACTTGGACACAGTGGAGAGACTCTTTATCTCACTTAGAGAACCTACACATCTCACGGAACTACTCACCTGAGTCCCTGCAACTGTGTAAGGACAAATCCATCCATGTATTTTGCGACGCTTCAGAACTCGCCATTGCGGCAGTTGGTTATATGAAGATAACCTCCTCAGATAATGAAAGCCATCTCGGATTTGTGTTAGGAAAGGCAAAACTTGCTCCTACTCATGGACATTCAATTCCGAGACTGGAGATGTGTGCTGCTGTGCTAGCAGTAGAAATTGCATGCTCTATTGCAGACCACTTGTCTCTACCAATCCAAGACTTCAAATTTTACTCAGATAGCAAAGTAGTGTTGGGATACATATTTAACACTACTCGTAGGTTTTATACCTATGTAGCCAACCGCATATCGTACATTCGGAAATTTACAAAGCCAGAGCAATGGGCCTTTGTACCAACTGAAGACAACCCGGCCGATGCAGCCACTAGGCCGCTGCCGACTCATCAATTAAAGGACAGCTCTTGGCTGAAAGGTCCCACTTACCTGCTTAAACAAGGCAAAGGCAAAGAGCAAGACTTTGACATTGTGAATCCTGAGAGTGATAAGGAAATCAGACCCATTATCTGCATGAAAACCATCTCATCTGTGCAATTGCTAGGATCCCACAGATTCTCCAAGTTTTCAAACTGGACGATACTCATACGGACATTTGCATTCCTTCAACACATCATCAGATCATTTTGTGGCCACAACGAGTGCAAGGGTTGGCATTATTGCACAAAATCGAGAACCGTTGAAGCATATCAAGAATCAGAAAAACTGATCATCAAGACCGTTCAACAAGAGGCTTATAGAGAGGAAATTTACTATCTAAAGCAAGGCAAAGCCTTACCTTGCACGAGCTCCTTGTTGTgtttaggagttttccttgaCTCAGATGACATTCTCAGAGTGGGAGGACGTTTGAATAGGAGTAACATATTGCCACAAGCTGAGATAAATCCTATTGTGATCCCAGGAAAGCATCACATAGCCACACTCCTTACCAGACATTTCCATGATTTAGCACAACACCAGGGGAGACACATTACCGCTGGAACCATTAGGAATGCTGGCTACTGGATTACAGGCAGCAAACGCTTGATATCGTCCATTATCTACAATTGCGTGAAATGTAGAAAACTGCGTGTAAAGTTTGCATATCAGAAGATGGCAAATTTACCCCCTGACCGTCTCGAGCCAGGTCCACCATTCACGTATGTCGGCCTAGATACGTTTGGCCCCTGGGAAGTAGTAACCAGGAAGACAAGAGGTGGGGCTGCTAATGCCAAAAGATGGGCCATTCTCTTTACATGCATGGTTAGCAGAGGAATACATATTGAGGTCGTTGAGGAGATGTCCTCGTCATCATTTATTAATGCCTTCAAACGCTTTGTTGCCATCAGAGGTAAAGTCAAGCAGATACGCTCTGACAGGGGGACAAATTTCGTTGGCGCCACGGATGATCTTCACATCAACGCGGTAAATGTTGAGGATGGACCCGTGAAAGAGTATCTGTACAAAAGTGGAGTTGTATGGCTATTCAATCCACCTCACTCCTCTCATTTTGGAGGTGTATGGGAACGCCTCATTGGAGTGACCAGGCGCGTCCTTGATTCCATGCTGTTGGAAATACCACCAGGAAGTTTGACGCATGAAATACTTACCACGTTTCTTGCAGAAGCATCGGCCATCGTGAACAGTCGTCCGTTGGTACCGGTGTCGACCGATCCTGAGGATCCTCTTCCTTTGAGTCCTTCGTTAATCCTGACTCATAAACCAGACAATACAGTTGATTATATACCCACCGATGGTAAGGACCTCTTACGTTCCCAGTGGAGGAGAGTGCAACATTTGGCTGACACCTTTTGGAAAAGATGGAGAACCCAGTACCTTCAGACATTGCAAAATTACAGGAAATGGAAACAAGAAAAGCGGAACTTGGTCATTGGAGATGTGATCTTGCTAAAAGACAATTCGGTGACCCGTAACTCGTGGCCCCTTGGAAGAGTCGTCAGAGTGTTCCCGAGCACTGATGGACGAGTACGCAAAGCAGAAATTTGTGTAGTGTATCGCGACGGACACTCCACAACGTTTGTCCGACCTGTAACCGAACTGGTCGTTTTGATCCAAAATGAATGA